A portion of the Bifidobacterium sp. ESL0800 genome contains these proteins:
- a CDS encoding CHAP domain-containing protein, whose amino-acid sequence MLKVTRRLRAFAGMVLAVATLLTCAAAVFTVDPKQAEAATWGEYQQKQQETSNLRSQLAGVNSDLANKIIELNDLTDNQIPAAQQAADAAQGNATQAQTAAQSTTDRLNAAIKDKDNLEAKIKQTGIDYDDAKAGVAEVARDSFHATQATQVMDVVTKSSTTQDFVDKMQSQAAVKRSEANAADEDANTLNSSMNRKQRLEAIEDQISKLKVQADSDAAAAQQAAQTAQAKQSSLQALLQQGMNQRNYLQSQQSQLTTDSARAAAQMVSLKAQIDAQSQAQAAAYNNNYNAHSSGQTWNGGSSGGGSSYTPPASGSTNVPISTNTGGYAPYPPRQCTLWAWMRRNQLGKPVTGTMGNGGDWANSARALGWSVGRTPAVGAVVVFARGQSVGGHWISDPTYGHVAVVESINGGMMMISEGGTGFATFPAYETIGASSAYEYIY is encoded by the coding sequence TTTACGTGCGTTTGCGGGGATGGTGCTTGCCGTCGCCACGCTTCTGACTTGCGCCGCTGCGGTGTTCACCGTCGATCCGAAACAAGCCGAGGCCGCCACATGGGGGGAATATCAGCAGAAGCAACAGGAAACCAGCAATCTGCGTAGCCAGCTCGCCGGTGTCAACTCGGATTTGGCGAACAAGATCATTGAGCTCAACGACTTGACGGACAACCAGATTCCTGCGGCTCAGCAGGCTGCGGATGCCGCGCAGGGCAACGCCACGCAGGCCCAGACCGCAGCGCAGTCCACCACGGATCGTCTCAACGCCGCCATCAAAGACAAGGACAACCTCGAAGCCAAGATCAAGCAGACAGGCATCGATTACGATGATGCGAAGGCGGGCGTAGCTGAAGTGGCACGAGACAGTTTCCACGCCACCCAGGCCACGCAGGTCATGGATGTGGTCACCAAGTCGTCCACTACACAGGATTTCGTGGACAAGATGCAGTCCCAGGCGGCTGTCAAGCGCAGCGAGGCCAATGCCGCGGATGAAGATGCCAACACGTTGAATTCCTCCATGAACCGCAAGCAGCGTCTCGAAGCGATTGAGGACCAGATTTCCAAACTTAAGGTCCAAGCCGACAGCGATGCAGCTGCCGCCCAGCAGGCTGCACAGACCGCACAGGCCAAGCAGAGCAGTCTGCAGGCTCTGCTTCAGCAGGGTATGAACCAGCGCAATTACTTGCAGAGCCAGCAGAGCCAGCTCACCACGGATTCCGCAAGGGCGGCAGCGCAGATGGTCTCATTGAAGGCTCAGATCGATGCGCAATCCCAAGCCCAGGCGGCTGCCTATAACAACAACTACAATGCGCATTCCAGCGGGCAGACGTGGAACGGTGGCTCGTCGGGCGGCGGCAGCAGCTACACGCCTCCCGCATCGGGAAGCACCAACGTCCCCATCTCCACCAATACCGGTGGGTATGCGCCGTACCCGCCCCGTCAGTGCACGTTGTGGGCGTGGATGCGCCGCAACCAGCTGGGCAAGCCGGTCACCGGAACCATGGGCAATGGCGGAGACTGGGCCAATTCCGCGCGTGCCTTGGGCTGGTCGGTCGGCCGCACCCCGGCCGTCGGTGCGGTCGTCGTCTTCGCCCGCGGACAGAGCGTCGGCGGACACTGGATCTCCGACCCCACGTACGGTCATGTCGCGGTGGTCGAGTCGATCAACGGCGGCATGATGATGATCTCAGAAGGCGGGACCGGATTTGCCACGTTCCCGGCCTACGAGACCATCGGCGCTTCAAGTGCTTACGAATACATTTACTGA
- a CDS encoding ABC transporter substrate-binding protein, giving the protein MTFHISKTVKGILAGVCATAMLASVVACGTTDESDQSATPKSSASNTSSVKKDDKITAMLPDSIKKDGKFTIGVSPDYAPAEFLDKDGKTPIGYEMDLAKSISAIFGLKFEATTAEFDSILPGIGSKYDAGISGFTVTPDRKGAGEFVSFLNVGSSFVVQKGNPKKLTTDNLCGSSVAVLTGTVQETTVKKLNAQCTASGKKAIDVQSMKDQTIVATNVATGKADAFCADSPVSGYAVKQNGEKLELMGKTFDTTPEAVVLKAGDTQTAKAVQAAIQKLMDDGTYMKILKSWGNESGAIKESKINDFAA; this is encoded by the coding sequence ATGACGTTCCACATTTCCAAGACGGTCAAGGGCATTCTGGCAGGCGTTTGCGCCACGGCGATGCTGGCCAGTGTGGTCGCTTGCGGTACGACCGACGAAAGCGACCAGAGCGCGACTCCGAAGAGCAGCGCCTCCAACACCAGCTCGGTGAAGAAGGACGACAAGATCACCGCCATGCTGCCGGATTCGATCAAGAAGGACGGCAAGTTCACCATCGGTGTCTCACCGGATTATGCTCCCGCCGAATTCCTCGACAAGGACGGCAAGACGCCGATCGGTTACGAGATGGATCTGGCCAAGTCGATTTCGGCCATTTTCGGTTTGAAGTTCGAGGCGACCACCGCCGAGTTCGATTCCATCCTGCCTGGCATCGGTTCGAAATACGATGCCGGCATCTCAGGTTTTACCGTCACTCCGGATCGTAAGGGTGCCGGCGAATTCGTCTCGTTCCTCAACGTGGGCTCCTCCTTCGTCGTTCAGAAGGGCAACCCGAAGAAGCTGACGACCGACAACCTGTGCGGCAGCAGCGTAGCGGTGCTGACCGGCACCGTCCAGGAGACCACTGTCAAGAAACTCAATGCCCAGTGCACCGCCTCCGGCAAGAAGGCCATCGACGTCCAGTCGATGAAGGACCAGACGATCGTGGCCACCAACGTCGCCACCGGCAAGGCCGACGCCTTCTGCGCCGATTCGCCGGTCTCAGGCTATGCGGTCAAGCAGAACGGTGAAAAACTCGAGCTGATGGGCAAAACCTTCGACACGACTCCCGAGGCCGTGGTGCTCAAAGCGGGCGATACCCAGACCGCAAAGGCAGTGCAGGCAGCCATTCAGAAGCTTATGGACGATGGCACCTATATGAAGATCCTCAAGTCCTGGGGCAATGAGAGTGGTGCCATCAAGGAATCCAAGATCAACGATTTCGCGGCGTGA
- the smpB gene encoding SsrA-binding protein SmpB, protein MAKEQGTKLIAQNRKARHNYTIEDHYEAGLVLTGTEVKSLREGRASLAESFVSIDRNGEMWLEGANIPEYLNGTWNNHAPKRKRKLLLHASQIAKLSRQTEAKGYTIVPLSLYFKDGRVKAEIALARGKKEYDKRQALREAEDKREALRAMRYKNKLVR, encoded by the coding sequence ATGGCGAAGGAACAAGGTACGAAACTCATCGCGCAGAACCGCAAGGCGCGGCACAACTATACCATCGAGGACCATTACGAGGCGGGGCTGGTGCTCACCGGCACCGAAGTCAAGTCACTGCGTGAAGGCCGCGCGTCCCTTGCCGAATCGTTCGTCTCCATCGACCGCAATGGCGAGATGTGGCTGGAAGGCGCGAACATTCCCGAATATCTCAACGGTACGTGGAACAACCATGCCCCCAAGCGCAAGCGCAAGTTGCTCCTGCATGCCTCGCAGATCGCCAAGCTCAGCCGCCAGACCGAGGCCAAAGGCTATACGATCGTGCCGCTGAGCCTCTACTTCAAAGACGGACGGGTCAAAGCCGAAATCGCCTTGGCTCGCGGCAAGAAGGAATACGACAAGCGTCAGGCGCTGCGTGAGGCCGAGGACAAGCGTGAAGCGCTGCGTGCGATGCGCTACAAGAACAAGTTGGTGCGCTAA
- a CDS encoding amino acid ABC transporter permease, translating to MTRNHESDGLDIPNRIHARPVHRPGSLIAGIIVAFLAVMLVHGMVTNRNFEWPTVWKYLFNEHVLNGIGWTLILTVTSMLIAIVLAVLLAVMRKSVNPVLRGVSWFWIWFFRGTPIYTQLVFWGLFAVLIPTLSLGIPFTKINFWQMKTEQLNNLIAPGFLAAMLGLALNESAYLAEIVRAGLEAVDPGQSEAAEALGMPRTMIMRRVILPQAMRIIVPPTGNEVISMLKTTSLVSAVPFSLELQFASDAIAHRIYKPIPLLMVACFWYLVITSILMVVQARIERYFGKGFNERSNGNVTDGGDTKGEKPAAKVAEGHEGATTFLGLNA from the coding sequence ATGACGCGTAACCATGAATCGGATGGGCTTGACATCCCCAATCGGATCCACGCAAGGCCGGTGCATCGTCCCGGTTCGCTGATTGCGGGTATCATCGTCGCGTTCCTCGCGGTGATGCTGGTGCACGGCATGGTCACCAATCGCAACTTCGAATGGCCGACCGTCTGGAAATACCTGTTCAACGAGCACGTCTTGAACGGCATCGGCTGGACGCTCATCCTCACCGTCACCTCGATGCTCATCGCCATCGTGCTGGCCGTGCTGCTCGCGGTGATGCGCAAGTCCGTCAACCCGGTGCTGCGCGGGGTCAGCTGGTTCTGGATCTGGTTCTTCCGCGGCACTCCTATCTACACACAGCTGGTGTTCTGGGGCTTGTTTGCGGTCTTGATCCCGACGCTTTCACTCGGCATTCCCTTCACCAAAATCAATTTCTGGCAGATGAAAACCGAACAGCTCAACAACCTCATCGCCCCCGGATTCCTCGCGGCGATGTTGGGATTGGCTTTGAACGAATCCGCGTATCTGGCCGAAATCGTGCGTGCCGGGCTCGAAGCCGTGGATCCCGGTCAGAGCGAGGCCGCGGAAGCGCTCGGCATGCCGCGCACCATGATCATGCGCCGTGTGATTCTGCCGCAGGCCATGCGCATCATCGTGCCGCCCACCGGCAACGAGGTCATCAGCATGCTCAAAACCACTTCGCTGGTCTCCGCGGTGCCGTTCAGCCTCGAACTCCAGTTCGCTTCCGACGCCATCGCCCACCGCATTTACAAGCCGATTCCGCTGTTGATGGTGGCCTGCTTCTGGTACCTGGTCATCACCTCCATCCTGATGGTGGTGCAGGCGCGGATCGAACGGTACTTCGGCAAGGGGTTCAACGAACGTTCCAATGGCAACGTCACCGACGGCGGCGATACCAAAGGCGAAAAGCCGGCAGCCAAAGTGGCCGAAGGCCACGAAGGCGCGACGACCTTCCTTGGATTGAACGCTTGA